The proteins below come from a single Aegilops tauschii subsp. strangulata cultivar AL8/78 chromosome 6, Aet v6.0, whole genome shotgun sequence genomic window:
- the LOC141025789 gene encoding uncharacterized protein, with protein MDYLNRRSTASEMKETDKFSVTSELCGGIRTGFPLESSPVATDARWRAIWNASTDDPTNVQECVIGSGEQGRSVFERHRQGLWEAVEYREVEENNLLQNKKKIKDADAVKHAHAMRAGIIGVKSEIQVLGKRPNQEHGVQQTPAKRSILSSRDSTKQIVQTQMPTKAQSGRCDGPVFVGGHNEEVQGNRISFDASRRIIGNKSIGVQGFGTVCTSKKSPTTKSNIGAISSTIQQHQKAIQVYEEGSKYRDSPRIDENIRQGPLKGSPVAFNMRGPSKGSPMAFKIVSEITNARRLSPRFAGQERHGKTKDLAEGITDEGKKYHSSPSISKETQRSQQQVAYSASTDCMVEAAQSLGCTSAGETGSSIAQCNIGEADSFMDLAVPCRNDAAACDKQQSSSSSAVSGPVAGDETDDVKSECDQTNEDTVDRIIMAPPTIVEKEMDDMFKEAYTQRFRRYARKVGFVAKRSTSRRSTYDQQLDKQRWRPGFHHVEEIENNVVRSLFWTDSLYKMNYDLYGDFMSFDTTFSTNIYGLPFAPIIGVDNHGSTVLFGVGLLKDEKIGSFKWLLSTFVEAMGGKEPKYIITDQDQAMKTAIKEALPRTRHRFCWWHIRKNLKENNAAALAQHLGMSDDIFRIVKNSLDQDEFERASEAAISLHKAEGNKHLNTLWELRNFWVPAYFKDCFYPFSSTTTRSESTNSMWKNYVDHKDTIKRFVNAYHTIQQNCLATLDKKRHRTEEKAPSLETGFPIERQGSQVYTNEIFRKFQLELRNRTYFKCSDLAKGRQYLKKNIIEPGEKVWKPYPGEEFDRSEFRVDVDEQKEIYSCSCKKMSRDGIQCCHVLKVMDQTGMIDQLPKSFVIPRWTRNLSESLKFLSSSQGDSMTIQDDETMRFGLAYAELSDICSNACRKEKAYHVLRECTVDMKIKVMAALAEEPDTGILAETLRNPPMRGSKGMKRGDRIKAGSEKKGKGNKAASKCGRFGVKGHRKTNCPDNPEVQERIRIEEEKRKSRQEKRAR; from the exons ATGGATTACCTGAACAGGAGATCCACGGCGAGTGAGATGAAGGAGACCGATAAATTTTCAGTGACGAGCGAACTCTGCGGAGGGATCAGGACTGGCTTTCCTTTGGAGAGCTCGCCTGTCGCCACCGATGCTAGATGGAGAGCGATCTGGAACGCATCTACGGACGACCCCACAA ATGTTCAGGAGTGCGTCATCGGGTCAGGAGAACAGGGACGGTCGGTCTTTGAACGACATCGGCAAGGCTTATGGGAGGCAG TTGAGTATCGAGAGGTGGAAGAAAATAATTTACTACAAAACAAGAAGAAGATCAAGGATGCAGATGCTGTCAAACACGCACATGCCATGCGGGCTGGAATAATTGGAGTCAAGAGTGAGATACAAGTTCTTGGCAAACGCCCCAACCAGGAGCATGGTGTGCAACAGACACCTGCCAAGAGGAGCATTCTAAGCAGCAGAGACTCCACTAAGCAGATTGTGCAG ACACAGATGCCCACAAAGGCGCAGAGCGGGCGTTGTGACGGCCCAGTGTTTGTAGGCGGTCATAATGAAGAGGTGCAGGGTAACAGAATTTCCTTTGATGCAAGCAGAAGGATCATTGGCAACAAAAGCATTGGTGTTCAAGGATTCGGTACGGTTTGCACAAGCAAGAAGAGCCCAACGACAAAATCAAACATAGGAGCAATAAGCTCTACCATACAGCAGCATCAGAAAGCAATACAG GTGTACGAGGAAGGAAGCAAGTATCGCGATAGTCCACGAATCGATGAAAACATAAGGCAAGGTCCTTTGAAAGGATCACCTGTGGCGTTCAACATGAGGGGTCCTTCCAAAGGATCTCCGATGGCATTCAAAATCGTCAGCGAAATCACCAATGCACGGAGGTTGTCGCCAAGATTTGCTGGACAAGAGAGGCATGGGAAAACAAAG GATTTGGCGGAGGGGATAACAGATGAGGGAAAGAAATATCATAGTTCTCCATCCATTTCGAAGGAAACGCAACGTTCACAGCAGCAAGTGGCATACAGCGCCAGCACGGATTGCATGGTAGAAGCAGCACAGTCCCTTGGTTGCACGAGTGCCGGAGAAACAGGGAGCAGCATTGCACAATGCAACATTGGAGAGGCAGACTCATTTATGGATTTGGCCGTGCCATGCAGAAACGACGCTGCTGCGTGTGACAAACAacagagcagcagcagctccgCTGTAAGTGGACCTGTGGCTGGCGATGAGACTGATGACGTCAAAAGTGAATGCGATCAGACGAACGAAGACACGGTAGACAGAATCATCATGGCACCGCCGACCATTGTAGAGAAAGAAATGGATGACATGTTTAAAGAGGCATATACCCAACGATTCAGAAG ATATGCTAGAAAGGTTGGCTTTGTTGCCAAGCGATCAACGAGCAGAAGATCGACATATGATCAGCAGCTTGACAAGCAG AGGTGGAGGCCGGGATTCCACCATGTGGAAGAGATAGAGAACAATGTAGTGCGGAGCCTGTTCTGGACAGACTCCTTGTATAAGATGAATTATGATCTATATGGAGATTTCATGTCTTTTGACACCACATTCTCTACGAATATATATGGCTTGCCATTTGCACCAATTATAGGTGTCGACAACCACGGGTCGACCGTCCTATTTGGAGTAGGCCTTTTGAAGGATGAGAAAATAGGGTCATTCAAGTGGCTCCTAAGCACATTTGTCGAGGCAATGGGAGGTAAAGAGCCGAAATACATAATAACAGACCAGGACCAGGCGATGAAGACTGCAATAAAGGAAGCTCTTCCGAGGACGAGGCACAGGTTCTGCTGGTGGCATATTAGGAAGAACCTGAAGGAAAATAACGCAGCAGCGCTTGCGCAGCACCTAGGGATGTCTGATGATATATTTCGAATCGTCAAAAACTCACTAGATCAAGACGAGTTTGAGCGTGCCTCGGAAGCAGCAATTTCTCTGCACAAGGCGGAAGGCAACAAACACCTGAACACACTATGGGAACTCCGAAATTTTTGGGTGCCGGCCTACTTCAAGGACTGTTTCTATCCTTTCTCGTCAACAACCACTCGCAGTGAGAGCACGAATTCGATGTGGAAGAATTACGTCGACCACAAGGACACTATAAAAAGGTTTGTTAATGCGTATCACACGATTCAGCAAAATTGCCTCGCCACGCTTGACAAGAAAAGACACCGAACAGAAGAGAAGGCGCCATCACTAGAGACGGGTTTTCCGATTGAAAGACAAGGAAGTCAAGTATACACGAATGAAATTTTCAGGAAATTCCAGCTGGAGCTACGGAACCGGACTTACTTCAAGTGCTCTGACCTGGCAAAGGGGAGgcagtatttaaaaaaaaatattATTGAGCCTGGAGAAAAAGTGTGGAAACCATATCCGGGCGAGGAATTTGACAGGTCTGAGTTCAGGGTAGATGTGGATGAGCAAAAAGAAATATACAGTTGCAGCTGCAAGAAAATGAGTAGGGATGGCATTCAGTGCTGCCATGTGCTTAAGGTGATGGACCAAACAGGCATGATCGATCAACTTCCAAAATCCTTTGTCATCCCCAGATGGACCAGGAATCTATCAGAGAGTCTGAAATTTCTGTCTTCAAGTCAAGGTGATAGCATGACCATACAAGACGATGAAACTATGAGATTCGGCCTCGCTTACGCTGAGTTGTCGGATATCTGTTCAAATGCTTGCAGAAAAGAGAAGGCATACCATGTGCTGCGTGAGTGTACggtagatatgaaaataaaagtcATGGCGGCACTTGCCGAGGAACCAGACACAGGCATTCTTGCCGAAACTCTCAGGAACCCTCCCATGAGGGGCTCAAAGGGTATGAAAAGAGGAGATCGAATCAAAGCTGGTTCTGAGAAGAAAGGAAAAGGCAACAAAGCCGCATCCAAGTGCGGACGTTTTGGAGTAAAGGGTCACAGGAAAACAAACTGCCCGGATAACCCAGAAGTCCAGG